The Primulina eburnea isolate SZY01 chromosome 8, ASM2296580v1, whole genome shotgun sequence genome contains a region encoding:
- the LOC140840000 gene encoding pleiotropic drug resistance protein 2-like: protein MAAAALAGDDLSRTMSSTRSWRSQSIREVWQGPPDVFSRNSTRRQALDDEEELKWAAIERLPTYDRLRKGMLQQVMSNGKVVHAEVDVANLGVQDKKVLMESILKVVEEDNEKFLQRLRNRTDRVGVEIPKIEVRFQNLSIEGDAYVGTRALPTLLNSTLNTIEGTLGMIGLSPSKKRVVQILKEVSGIIRPSRMTLLLGPPGSGKTTLLKALAGKADDDMRVTGKITYCGHEFHEFVPQRTCAYISQHDLHYGEMTVRETLDFSGRCLGVGTRYDLLTELSRREKESGIRPDPEIDAFMKATAMVGQETSLITDYVLKILGLDICADIMVGDEMRRGISGGQKKRVTTGEMLVGPAKAFFMDEISTGLDSSTTFQIVKFMKQMVHINDVTMVISLLQPAPETYELFDDVILISDGQIVYQGPREDVLNFFEFMGFKCPERKGVADFLQEVTSKKDQAQYWCRNNQPYHYISVPEFSQAFASFRTGQQLVEELRTPYDKSSAHPAALVKQKYGISNWELFRACFSREWLLMKRSSFVYIFKTTQITIMATIALTVFLRTEMKAGTMADSSKFLGALFFSLINVMFNGMQELAMTVFRLPVFFKQRDSLFYPAWAFALPIGVLRVPISVMESGLWIILTYYSIGFAPSPARFFKQFLAFIGVHQMALSLFRFIAAAGRTQVVANTLGSFTLLLVFVLGGFVVAKDDIQDWMIWGYYISPMMYGQNAIAINEFLSERWSTPTNGTEPTVGKTLLKDRGLFRTESWYWICIFALFGFTVLFNVLFIAALTYLNPLGDNKAVIADDDEERKNTRQTTSNIEMASRNNEARRGMILPFQPLSLAFNNVNYYVDMPAEMKTQGVTEERLQLLRDVSGAFRPGVLTALVGVSGAGKTTLMDVLAGRKTGGYIEGTINISGYPKNQETFARVSGYCEQNDIHSPYVTIYESLLYSAWLRLSADVNTEARKMFVEEVMDLVELKSLRNALVGLPEVDGLSTEQRKRLTIAVELVSNPSIIFMDEPTSGLDARAAAIVMRTVRNTVDTGRTVVCTIHQPSIDIFEAFDELLLMKRGGQVIYCGPLGHHSHKLVEYFEAIQGVPKIKEGTNPATWMLDVSSATVEAQLGVDFAEIYSKSDLYRRNQDLIKELSIPAPGSKDLFFPTQYSQSFLTQCKACFWKQHWSYWRNSQYNVIRFFTTIVIGIMFGVIFWQKGDKISQQQDLLNLLGATYAAVMFLGAGNASAVQSVVAIERTVFYRERAAGMYSELPYAFAQVAIETIYVVVQTLIYSLLLYSMIGYHWTGEKFFYFYYFIFMCFTYFSMYGMMVVALTPGHQIAAIVMSFFLSFWNLFSGFLVPRPLIPVWWRWYYWASPVAWTIYGVFTSQLGDVTSDLELAGGLGKTTVKDFLKDSLGYDHDFLIPVVFAHVGWVLIFFFVFAYGIKFLNFQRR, encoded by the exons ATGGCTGCGGCGGCGTTGGCTGGGGATGATCTGTCCCGGACAATGAGCAGCACGCGGAGCTGGAGGTCGCAAAGCATAAGGGAAGTGTGGCAGGGGCCGCCGGATGTGTTCTCAAGGAACAGCACGAGGCGGCAGGCGTTGGACGACGAGGAGGAGCTGAAATGGGCAGCAATCGAGCGGCTTCCGACGTACGATCGGCTGAGAAAAGGGATGCTGCAGCAGGTGATGAGCAATGGGAAGGTGGTGCATGCGGAGGTGGATGTGGCGAATCTTGGTGTGCAAGATAAGAAGGTGTTGATGGAGAGTATTCTTAAAGTTGTCGAAGAGGATAATGAAAAGTTTCTTCAGAGGCTGAGAAATAGGACAGACAG GGTAGGAGTTGAGATTCCAAAGATTGAGGTGAGGTTTCAGAATCTATCCATAGAGGGAGATGCTTATGTTGGAACAAGAGCCCTACCAACTCTGCTCAATTCAACACTCAATACAATCGAG GGAACTCTTGGAATGATTGGCCTTTCTCCATCAAAAAAAAGAGTTGTTCAAATACTTAAAGAAGTTAGTGGAATTATAAGACCATCAAG GATGACCCTTCTGCTTGGGCCACCGGGTTCGGGGAAAACAACACTTCTAAAAGCACTTGCAGGAAAAGCTGATGATGATATGAGG GTGACTGGAAAAATCACATATTGTGGGCACGAGTTTCATGAATTTGTCCCTCAAAGAACCTGTGCTTATATCAGCCAGCACGATCTTCATTACGGTGAAATGACAGTTCGTGAGACATTGGATTTCTCGGGCCGATGCTTAGGAGTTGGAACAAGGTATGATTTGCTGACAGAGTTATCAAGAAGAGAGAAAGAATCAGGTATTAGACCAGATCCTGAGATTGATGCTTTCATGAAAGCCACAGCTATGGTTGGTCAAGAAACAAGCTTGATTACTGATTATGTGCTAAAG ATTCTTGGATTGGATATTTGTGCTGACATTATGGTAGGAGACGAAATGAGAAGGGGAATTTCAGGCGGACAAAAGAAACGTGTTACCACTG GTGAAATGTTGGTAGGACCGGCAAAAGCATTCTTCATGGATGAAATATCAACAGGACTGGATAGCTCCACAACTTTCCAAATCGTCAAGTTTATGAAACAAATGGTTCATATCAATGATGTAACCATGGTCATATCTTTATTGCAGCCGGCTCCGGAAACATATGAACTATTCGATGATGTTATCCTTATTTCAGATGGTCAGATAGTTTATCAGGGTCCTCGTGAAGATGTACTCAATTTTTTCGAGTTCATGGGATTCAAATGTCCTGAAAGAAAGGGAGTTGCTGATTTTCTACAAGAAGTTACTTCAAAGAAGGATCAAGCTCAGTACTGGTGCAGAAACAATCAACCTTATCATTATATCTCCGTACCCGAGTTTTCACAGGCGTTCGCTTCTTTTCGAACTGGGCAACAACTTGTTGAAGAACTCAGAACTCCTTATGATAAATCATCAGCTCATCCAGCAGCTTTGGTAAAACAGAAATATGGAATCTCGAACTGGGAGCTTTTCAGGGCTTGTTTCTCCAGGGAATGGCTTTTGATGAAGCGTAGCtcatttgtatatatatttaaaactaCTCAAATAACGATAATGGCGACCATAGCCTTGACGGTGTTCTTAAGAACGGAGATGAAAGCTGGAACAATGGCAGATTCTTCAAAATTTTTGGGAGCACTGTTCTTCAGTCTTATTAATGTCATGTTTAATGGGATGCAAGAGCTCGCAATGACGGTTTTCAGACTTCCTGTATTTTTCAAACAAAGGGATTCATTATTTTACCCGGCTTGGGCTTTTGCCTTGCCAATTGGGGTTCTTCGAGTTCCGATATCAGTGATGGAGTCTGGTTTGTGGATCATCTTGACGTACTACTCTATCGGCTTTGCACCCTCACCGGCAAG ATTTTTCAAGCAATTCCTGGCATTTATCGGGGTACACCAGATGGCGCTTTCTTTGTTCCGTTTCATCGCAGCAGCTGGAAGAACTCAAGTTGTTGCAAACACACTCGGATCCTTCACTTTATTATTGGTCTTTGTGCTAGGAGGCTTTGTCGTTGCGAAAG ACGACATTCAAGATTGGATGATATGGGGATACTACATTTCTCCAATGATGTACGGCCAAAACGCCATTGCCATCAACGAGTTTCTCTCTGAGAGATGGAGCACA CCTACAAATGGAACCGAACCAACTGTGGGGAAAACTCTTCTTAAGGACAGAGGTTTATTTAGAACTGAAAGTTGGTACTGGATCTGCATCTTTGCTCTTTTCGGGTTCACTGTTCTGTTCAACGTTCTATTTATTGCAGCTTTGACATACTTAAACC CTCTGGGTGATAATAAAGCTGTCATAGCAGACGATGATGAGGAAAGAAAGAACACACGACAAACAACGTCTAACATTGAAATGGCTTCAAGAAACAATGAAGCAAGAAGAGGGATGATTTTACCTTTCCAGCCACTTTCCCTCGCATTCAACAATGTTAATTATTATGTCGACATGCCTGCT GAAATGAAGACTCAAGGAGTTACTGAGGAAAGGCTTCAGTTACTACGAGACGTCAGCGGTGCTTTCAGGCCCGGTGTTTTAACCGCGTTGGTAGGTGTTAGTGGCGCTGGGAAGACAACCTTGATGGATGTTTTGGCCGGTAGGAAAACGGGAGGATATATCGAAGGAACCATAAACATTTCGGGTTACCCAAAAAACCAGGAAACATTTGCTCGAGTCAGTGGTTACTGCGAACAAAACGATATCCATTCACCTTATGTTACTATATACGAATCACTCCTCTATTCTGCTTGGCTACGCCTTTCTGCTGATGTAAATACAGAAGCACGGAAG ATGTTTGTGGAGGAGGTAATGGATTTAGTTGAGCTTAAGTCTTTGAGAAATGCTCTTGTTGGGCTTCCAGAAGTCGATGGCCTTTCGACAGAACAGAGGAAGAGGCTCACTATTGCCGTCGAGTTAGTTTCGAATCCTTCTATAATCTTTATGGATGAACCAACGTCTGGGCTTGATGCAAGAGCCGCTGCCATTGTCATGCGTACAGTGAGAAATACAGTGGATACAGGCCGAACCGTTGTCTGCACAATTCATCAACCTAGTATAGACATTTTCGAAGCTTTTGATGAG CTCCTGCTGATGAAAAGAGGTGGACAGGTGATTTATTGTGGACCCCTAGGCCACCATTCTCACAAACTTGTTGAATATTTTGAG GCCATACAAGGCGTTCCGAAGATTAAAGAGGGTACTAATCCAGCTACTTGGATGTTGGATGTCAGCTCCGCTACTGTTGAAGCTCAACTTGGTGTTGATTTTGCAGAAATTTACTCCAAATCCGACCTTTATCG GAGGAACCAAGATTTGATAAAGGAACTAAGCATACCAGCACCAGGGTCTAAAGACCTATTCTTCCCTACTCAATATTCACAATCTTTTCTAACTCAATGCAAGGCGTGCTTCTGGAAGCAACACTGGTCATACTGGAGAAACTCACAGTATAACGTCATTCGTTTTTTCACAACCATCGTCATCGGCATTATGTTTGGAGTTATATTTTGGCAAAAGGGTGACAAAAT AAGCCAACAACAAGACTTGCTTAATCTGCTCGGAGCTACATATGCTGCAGTCATGTTCTTGGGAGCTGGCAATGCttcggctgttcaatcagtaGTTGCGATCGAGAGAACAGTGTTTTACCGTGAAAGGGCCGCCGGAATGTATTCGGAGTTACCATATGCCTTTGCTCAG GTGGCAATAGAGACTATCTACGTCGTAGTTCAGACCCTTATTTACTCTCTACTTCTTTACTCCATGATTGGATACCACTGGACAGGGGAAAAGTTCTTTTACTTCTACTACTTCATATTCATGTGCTTCACTTACTTCTCAATGTATGGTATGATGGTTGTCGCGCTGACTCCCGGTCACCAAATCGCTGCCATTGTCATGTCATTCTTCCTCAGCTTCTGGAACTTATTCTCCGGTTTTCTCGTTCCTCGTCCT CTTATTCCAGTATGGTGGAGATGGTATTACTGGGCCTCTCCGGTTGCTTGGACGATATATGGTGTTTTCACATCCCAACTAGGCGATGTGACCAGTGATCTGGAACTAGCAGGCGGCCTTGGAAAGACGACGGTGAAGGACTTCCTGAAAGATAGCTTGGGCTATGATCATGACTTCCTTATTCCTGTTGTTTTCGCGCACGTAGGTTGGGTTCTTATCTTCTTCTTCGTATTCGCCTATGGCATCAAGTTCCTTAACTTCCAAAGGAGATAG
- the LOC140839306 gene encoding uncharacterized protein, whose translation MKGVVRFSKAGKLNPRYVGPFEIFERVGTLAYRLALPPNMSRIHNVFHVSQLRKYISDPSHVLELEPLMIESNLGEELKYEEVPIRIVDSKDQVLRRRVIPYVKVQWSNHTEREATWELEERMRNQYPYLFLDQANQSFEDETSHKEGGM comes from the coding sequence ATGAAAGGAGTTGTCCGATTCAGTAAAGCTGGGAAGCTGAACCCCCGCTATGTGGGaccctttgaaatttttgaaagagtGGGCACACTAGCATACAGATTGGCGCTGCCGCCAAACATGTCCAGAATTCATAACGTCTTCCACGTGTCCCAACTACGGAAATACATCTCGGATCCGAGCCACGTGTTGGAATTAGAGCCACTCATGATCGAAAGTAACTTGGGAGAAGAGCTAAAGTACGAAGAAGTCCCCATCAGAATCGTGGACTCCAAGGACCAAGTACTAAGGCGACGAGTCATTCCATACGTCAAGGTGCAATGGTCTAACCACACTGAaagagaagccacgtgggagttAGAAGAAAGGATGAGGAACCAATACCCGTACCTCTTCCTAGACCAAGCCAACcaaagtttcgaggacgaaacttctcataaggagggaggaaTGTAA
- the LOC140839305 gene encoding uncharacterized protein, with translation MVNKVQEEIELKLEDTLMMREFQNVFLEEFSRYSQTTRLISNQCERHRHQELSWTGRLLQKVCRRFSSIDIPLTKFTQKNTKFVWDEGCEKSFQTLKEKLASTPVLILPTEDKGFTIYSDTSKEGLGCVLMQEGRVIACASRQLKSHEKNYPTHDLELAAIVFALKKFGDTTSMAPSKANKVADALSRKNGGKITLASLSARPCLQETVKLNQDRDPELKKLKEQVESGKSQDLQIDDKGVVWMKGRLWVPDSDNLRQEILSEAHKSKFSVHPGSKKCTETLRVIFGGME, from the exons ATGGTGAACAAAGTGCAAGAAGAAATTGAGCTCAAGCTGGAAGATACCCTAATGATGCGAGAATTCCAGAACGTTTTTCTGGAAGAATTCTCAAGATATTCTCAGACCACGAGGTTGATTTCAAATCAATGTG AACGCCACAGACATCAGGAGCTTTCTTGGACTGGCAGGTTATTACAGAAAGTTTGTCGAAGGTTTTCCTCAATCGACATACCACTGACTAAATTCACTCAGAAGAATACCAAGTTCGTCTGGGACGAAGGTTGCGAGAAAAGTTTTCAGACGTTAAAAGAAAAGCTCGCATCCACGCCAGTGCTAATCTTACCTACTGAAGATAAGGGATTCACCATCTACAGTGACACATCTAAGGAAGGTCTGGGATGcgtactcatgcaagagggaAGAGTGATTGCGTGTGCGTCAAGGCAGTTGAAATCGCAcgaaaagaactaccctacgcatgatcttgagttagcagcAATTGTCTTCGCCTtaaaaaaatttggagacactacctctATGGCgccaa GTAAAGCGAACAAAGTGGCCGATGCTCTGAGTCGGAAAAATGGAGGCAAGATCACTCTAGCTTCACTCTCCGCTCGGCCATGTCTGCAAGAGACCGTCAAGTTAAATCAGGACCGAGACCCCGAGCTAAAGAAACTTAAGGAACAAGTCGAAAGCGGTAAGTCTCAAGATTTGCAAATTGATGACAAGGGAGTCGTTTGGATGAAAGGACGACTGTGGGTACCAGACAGCGATAACCTCCGCCAAGAAATATTATCAGAAGCACACAAGtccaaattttcagtccatccAGGAAGTAAAAAATGTACAGAGACCTTAAGGGTAATTTTTGGTGGAATGGAATGA